DNA sequence from the Patescibacteria group bacterium genome:
TGAGAGGTCTTCCGTGAACCAAAAAACTGCTGCTGACGCTGAAAATCTTCTGCTTGCTTATCAAGATCCAAATTTATTTTCTAAAGATCCAACTACGATAGTTCCGAAAAAAAAGACGAAGTGGGTTTCGCCACGCTCACCGGAAAAAACTGAACCCGAAGCAAAATTTCGGAAAATCAATGGATCTGTCTCTGATGCAATCTCCGATTCTAACGCTGAAAACTCGAAAATTTACGGCAAAGATATTTTGCAGACACCTGATGACAAATCAAATCTCACGCGCGGTCTGGTAGAACATCTGAAAAAAATTAATAACGGCAAAGCAATTTATTCCCCCGATGATGAAATCGCGGTTTGGGTAAATAATTCTAAACCATGCTTAAAATTTCGACGCCACAACGAAACCAAGATTGTAATTATTCGACCTTAATTTCCGAGTAATTCGCGCGAAATTTTGAAAACATCACCTGCACCCATGACAATTACGACGCCGTCTTTTTGCAAATTCGCTTTCAGCCAGTCGACTGTCTTGGTGAAATCTTCGGTGAAAATCGCTTTGACTCCAGACTTGGCAATCTCGTCAGCGAGATCCTGACCGGAAATTTTATTGGCGGAACTCGCCTCTTCGCGCACAGCATAGATATTTGGAATCACGACTAGATCAGCGTCGAGGAAGCTCAGTCCAATCTCGGTCAGCATTTTTTGGGCGCGATCCAGCTGGTGCTGCTGATAGACGACGATAATTTTTTGGGTAGGAAAACGCTCGCGCGCCGCCTCCAGCGTCGCGATAATTTCGGTCGGATGATGCGCGTAATCGTCGAAAATTTGGGCGCCGCGGAATTCTCCGCGCAGCTCGAAACGCCGCTCCCCGCCCTCGAAATTCTCGAGCCCGGTAGCAAATTTTTCTGAATCAAGCGCGAGCAACTCACCGACGACGAAAGCTAGCTTCGCGTTGCGACGATTCATTTCACCCGGAATCTTGAGCGCGAAATGCTCGAGCACTTCGCCTGCGTCGAAGAAATGCGGCGCAGCGGCAATGATTTTTTCCAGATTCTGCTCGTGTGAATTCGCAACCAGCACACCGTCACTCGGCAGCTTCCCGACAAATTCGACGAAGGCTGATTCGTAATCCGCCCAGTTTTTGTAATAATCGAGATGATCCGGCTCGGCATTCGTGACGACCAAGATCTGCGGATCGAAATTCAGAAAGGCGCGACGATATTCACACGCCTCGATGACGAACCAGTCCGAATTTCCAAGTCGCGCATTTTGATTGTCGAGCAATTTCAGATTCGTGCCGACGAGACAGGAAATATCTGCGCCTGCCGCGAGACAACCCGCGAGGATGAGGCTCGTCGTCGTCGTCTTGCCGTGCGTGCCCGCGACCGCGATTACTTTTTTGCCAGCAAGAAATTGACCCAAAGCCTGCGGATAGCTGAGAATTTTGAGACCGCGCTTG
Encoded proteins:
- the murC gene encoding UDP-N-acetylmuramate--L-alanine ligase, whose translation is MLSENNFHFVGIGGIGMSGLARLLRDSGKSVSGSDAEASPIVAKLRSEGFAISTPQAAENLPTNCEVVVHTLAANSANPEIAEATKRGLKILSYPQALGQFLAGKKVIAVAGTHGKTTTTSLILAGCLAAGADISCLVGTNLKLLDNQNARLGNSDWFVIEACEYRRAFLNFDPQILVVTNAEPDHLDYYKNWADYESAFVEFVGKLPSDGVLVANSHEQNLEKIIAAAPHFFDAGEVLEHFALKIPGEMNRRNAKLAFVVGELLALDSEKFATGLENFEGGERRFELRGEFRGAQIFDDYAHHPTEIIATLEAARERFPTQKIIVVYQQHQLDRAQKMLTEIGLSFLDADLVVIPNIYAVREEASSANKISGQDLADEIAKSGVKAIFTEDFTKTVDWLKANLQKDGVVIVMGAGDVFKISRELLGN